A part of Mesorhizobium japonicum MAFF 303099 genomic DNA contains:
- a CDS encoding M24 family metallopeptidase encodes MTANRQAFTTEEFKTRVARVQSEMSVRGIDILLLHAPENIYYLTGHQTSGYFAYQTVVLAQAGDPQLLLRFLEKGNVDEYSWLPDASTWKEGDDVVEKTLALVRGFGAAGKRIGLEKRSWFLTSAIADALTNGLSDATIVDASLLVDRVRVIKSPAEVGYIRRAAQIAEIEQQVAFATICDGATEAQVAAAVFAAGVNAGCEYTGLPHHIMSGYRYNVCHANWSPKIIRRGELVLFEFYGCLERYHATQMRTVAIGHASDEVTRAADIVVAAQDAGIAAMKPGASAREVDALVRQPIRKIRPEYYNRTGYSTGIGFPPKTAEWEALDFNEQEDWELKEGMAFHMLALACGFGISETVVVTSNGVERLTGSNGRALLIK; translated from the coding sequence ATGACCGCGAACCGGCAAGCGTTTACAACTGAGGAATTTAAGACGCGCGTGGCGCGAGTGCAGTCAGAAATGTCGGTGCGGGGAATCGATATTCTCTTGCTGCACGCTCCAGAGAATATCTACTACCTTACCGGCCACCAGACATCGGGTTATTTCGCCTACCAGACCGTCGTTCTCGCTCAGGCCGGTGACCCGCAACTACTGTTGCGCTTTCTGGAAAAGGGGAATGTCGACGAATATTCGTGGCTCCCGGATGCCTCCACTTGGAAGGAAGGCGATGACGTTGTGGAAAAAACGCTCGCCCTGGTGCGCGGTTTCGGTGCCGCCGGCAAACGCATCGGACTGGAGAAAAGGTCCTGGTTTTTGACGTCTGCAATCGCAGATGCGCTGACCAATGGACTTAGCGATGCCACGATTGTGGATGCGAGCTTGCTTGTCGATCGCGTTCGCGTGATCAAATCACCCGCCGAGGTCGGCTACATCCGACGTGCAGCACAGATCGCCGAAATCGAGCAGCAGGTCGCGTTTGCGACCATTTGCGATGGAGCCACGGAGGCCCAGGTTGCTGCTGCCGTTTTCGCGGCAGGCGTGAACGCCGGCTGCGAATATACCGGCCTGCCACACCACATCATGTCCGGATACCGCTATAATGTGTGCCACGCGAACTGGAGTCCGAAGATCATCCGCCGTGGCGAATTGGTGCTCTTCGAGTTCTACGGATGTCTCGAACGCTATCATGCAACGCAGATGCGTACCGTGGCCATCGGCCACGCTTCGGACGAGGTAACCCGGGCCGCCGACATCGTTGTTGCCGCTCAGGATGCCGGCATTGCTGCTATGAAGCCCGGAGCTTCGGCCCGCGAAGTCGATGCGTTGGTGCGGCAGCCAATCCGCAAGATCCGGCCCGAGTATTACAATCGAACCGGCTACTCGACCGGCATCGGATTCCCGCCGAAGACTGCAGAGTGGGAAGCGCTCGACTTCAATGAACAGGAAGATTGGGAACTAAAGGAAGGCATGGCCTTCCACATGCTGGCGCTGGCCTGTGGGTTTGGCATCAGTGAAACTGTCGTCGTAACGAGCAATGGGGTTGAGCGCCTCACCGGTTCGAACGGGCGTGCACTTCTGATCAAGTGA